The Etheostoma cragini isolate CJK2018 chromosome 5, CSU_Ecrag_1.0, whole genome shotgun sequence genome contains a region encoding:
- the ugt2b3 gene encoding UDP glucuronosyltransferase 2 family, polypeptide B3 isoform X1, with protein sequence MKLGQRLSVCVLLLLCMTWGANGGNILVWYTEGSHWINMKPVLETLIDRGHQVTVLVPSTSMFMNTSEPSRFSYEPFNVSVTIERIEEFYEEYLRFSMYEIDHMSYLQLYIRYMDLMKVELQYSFKYLDGMLKSETIMKKLKEGKYDLLLADPIYPGSDLLAEILGIPLVFTLRFSLAYNWERHCGQLPAPPSFVPGAMSKLTDKMDFSDRVWNFLFYALQDIVIDDAFWNLLDKYYSKVKGTPTSACEMMGRADIWLIRTYWDFEFPRPFLPNFKFVGGIHCRPAKPLPEDMEEFVQTSGDAGIVVFSLGSFIKNITTEKGNMIASALAQIPQKVLWRYSGEKPATLGANTRIYDWIPQNDLLGHPKTRAFITHGGTNGIYEAIYHGVPMVGIPMFADQPDNMVHIKAKGAGIIVDLNFMKTEDLGDAINAVINEKSYKDNVMQLSSIHHDRPMSPRDEAVFWIEYTMRNKGAKHLRVQAHELTWYQYHSLDVLAFLLTIMMFILFLFIKTCRFCFWMCCGRKRKTKRKAE encoded by the exons ATGAAGCTGGGGCAgcgtctctctgtttgtgtcctgCTGCTACTTTGCATGACATGGGGAGCAAATGGAGGGAACATTTTGGTCTGGTACACTGAAGGCAGCCACTGGATTAACATGAAGCCTGTGCTGGAGACGCTGATCGACAGGGGACACCAGGTGACAGTTCTAGTGCCGAGCACATCGATGTTCATGAACACCAGTGAGCCTTCTCGCTTTAGCTATGAACCCTTCAACGTATCTGTCACAATAGAGAGAATAGAGGAGTTTTATGAGGAGTACCTTCGCTTCTCCATGTATGAAATAGATCATATGAGCTACTTGCAGTTATACATACGATACATGGATTTAATGAAGGTTGAACTGCAGTATTCTTTTAAGTATTTGGACGGCATGCTAAAATCAGAAACCATCAtgaagaagctgaaggaaggaAAATATGACCTTCTCCTGGCTGACCCCATCTACCCTGGCAGTGACTTATTAGCAGAGATTTTGGGGATCCCCCTGGTCTTTACCCTGCGCTTTTCCCTAGCCTATAATTGGGAAAGACACTGTGGTCAACTACCCGCTCCACCTTCCTTTGTCCCTGGGGCTATGAGCAAACTGACTGACAAAATGGACTTCTCAGATAGAGTGTGGAACTTTCTCTTCTATGCACTGCAGGACATCGTGATTGATGATGCGTTTTGGAATTTACTAGATAAATATTACTCCAAAGTTAAAG GAACACCCACCAGTGCCTGTGAGATGATGGGTAGAGCAGACATCTGGTTGATACGAACATACTGGGATTTTGAATTCCCTCGTCCTTTCCTCCCTAACTTCAAATTTGTTGGCGGGATACACTGCAGACCTGCTAAACCTTTACCAGAG GATATGGAGGAGTTTGTGCAGACTTCTGGAGACGCAGGCATTGTGGTCTTTTCTTTGGGATCATTCATCAAGAACATCACCACAGAGAAGGGAAACATGATAGCCTCAGCCCTTGCTCAGATCCCACAAAAG GTGCTGTGGAGATACAGTGGAGAAAAACCAGCAACTCTGGGTGCCAACACCAGAATATACGACTGGATCCCTCAGAATGACCTACTGG GTCACCCCAAAACCAGAGCTTTCATCACCCATGGTGGCACAAACGGGATCTATGAGGCCATCTACCACGGTGTTCCCATGGTAGGCATCCCCATGTTTGCTGACCAGCCAGACAACATGGTCCATATTAAGGCTAAGGGAGCTGGAATTATAGTGGACTTGAATTTCATGAAGACCGAGGACCTTGGAGATGCAATCAATGCTGTCATCAATGAAAAATC GTACAAGGACAATGTCATGCAGCTGTCTAGTATCCACCACGACAGACCAATGAGTCCTCGGGATGAAGCAGTATTCTGGATTGAGTACACCATGAGAAATAAAGGTGCAAAGCATCTGAGGGTTCAGGCCCATGAGCTCACCTGGTACCAGTATCACAGCCTGGATGTCCTTGCCTTCCTCCTCACCATCATGATGTTCATCTTATTTCTCTTCATCAAGACCTGCAGATTCTGCTTCTGGATGTGCTGtggcagaaagagaaagactaAGAGAAAGGCAGAATAG
- the LOC117945537 gene encoding LOW QUALITY PROTEIN: UDP-glucuronosyltransferase 2A1-like (The sequence of the model RefSeq protein was modified relative to this genomic sequence to represent the inferred CDS: deleted 1 base in 1 codon) encodes MIASALAQIPQKVLWRYSGEKPATLGANTRIYDWIPQNDLLGHPKTRAFITHGGTNGIYEAIYHGVPMVGIPMFADQPDNMVHIKAKGAGVITDLNFMKTEDLKDAINAVINEKSYKESVMQLSSIHHDRPMSPRDEAVFWIEYTMRNKGAKHLRVQAHELTWYQYHSLDVLAFLLTIVLFILLLLIKTCRFCFWMCCGRKRKTKRKAE; translated from the exons ATGATAGCCTCAGCCCTTGCTCAGATCCCACAAAAG GTGCTGTGGAGATACAGTGGAGAAAAACCAGCAACTCTGGGTGCCAACACCAGAATATACGACTGGATCCCTCAGAATGACCTACTGG GTCACCCCAAAACCAGAGCTTTCATCACCCATGGTGGCACAAACGGGATCTATGAGGCC ATCTACCACGGTGTTCCCATGGTAGGCATCCCCATGTTTGCTGACCAGCCAGACAACATGGTCCATATTAAGGCTAAGGGAGCTGGAGTTATAACAGATTTGAATTTCATGAAGACTGAGGACCTTAAAGATGCAATCAATGCTGTCATCAATGAAAAATC GTACAAGGAAAGTGTCATGCAGCTGTCTAGTATCCACCACGACAGACCAATGAGTCCTCGGGATGAAGCGGTATTCTGGATCGAGTACACCATGAGAAATAAAGGTGCAAAGCATCTGAGGGTTCAGGCCCATGAGCTCACCTGGTACCAGTATCACAGCCTGGATGTCCTGGCCTTCCTCCTCACCATTGTTCTGTTCATCTTACTTCTCTTAATCAAGACCTGCAGATTCTGCTTCTGGATGTGCTGTGGTAGAAAGAGAAAGACTAAGAGAAAGGCAGAGTAA
- the tal2 gene encoding T-cell acute lymphocytic leukemia protein 2, whose protein sequence is MTRKVFTNTRERWRQHNVNTAFAELRKLIPTHPPEKKLSKNEILRLAMRYINFLVQLLESQSGQPASHSPTALLTFLRGNMEQLHSPPHPWAMTSDTEVPSPGSSCDSSEAW, encoded by the coding sequence ATGACCAGGAAGGTGTTCACCAACACGAGGGAGCGGTGGCGCCAGCACAACGTCAACACTGCCTTTGCAGAGCTCCGCAAGCTCATCCCCACCCATCCTCCGGAGAAGAAGCTGAGCAAAAATGAGATCCTGCGTCTGGCCATGCGATACATCAACTTCCTGGTGCAGCTGCTGGAGAGCCAGAGCGGTCAGCCAGCCAGCCACTCCCCCACCGCTCTGCTCACCTTTCTCAGAGGAAACATGGAGCAGCTGCACTCCCCTCCACATCCCTGGGCCATGACCAGTGACACTGAAGTCCCTTCACCTGGATCCAGCTGCGACAGCTCCGAGGCCTGGtag
- the ugt2b3 gene encoding UDP glucuronosyltransferase 2 family, polypeptide B3 isoform X3: protein MYEIDHMSYLQLYIRYMDLMKVELQYSFKYLDGMLKSETIMKKLKEGKYDLLLADPIYPGSDLLAEILGIPLVFTLRFSLAYNWERHCGQLPAPPSFVPGAMSKLTDKMDFSDRVWNFLFYALQDIVIDDAFWNLLDKYYSKVKGTPTSACEMMGRADIWLIRTYWDFEFPRPFLPNFKFVGGIHCRPAKPLPEDMEEFVQTSGDAGIVVFSLGSFIKNITTEKGNMIASALAQIPQKVLWRYSGEKPATLGANTRIYDWIPQNDLLGHPKTRAFITHGGTNGIYEAIYHGVPMVGIPMFADQPDNMVHIKAKGAGIIVDLNFMKTEDLGDAINAVINEKSYKDNVMQLSSIHHDRPMSPRDEAVFWIEYTMRNKGAKHLRVQAHELTWYQYHSLDVLAFLLTIMMFILFLFIKTCRFCFWMCCGRKRKTKRKAE from the exons ATGTATGAAATAGATCATATGAGCTACTTGCAGTTATACATACGATACATGGATTTAATGAAGGTTGAACTGCAGTATTCTTTTAAGTATTTGGACGGCATGCTAAAATCAGAAACCATCAtgaagaagctgaaggaaggaAAATATGACCTTCTCCTGGCTGACCCCATCTACCCTGGCAGTGACTTATTAGCAGAGATTTTGGGGATCCCCCTGGTCTTTACCCTGCGCTTTTCCCTAGCCTATAATTGGGAAAGACACTGTGGTCAACTACCCGCTCCACCTTCCTTTGTCCCTGGGGCTATGAGCAAACTGACTGACAAAATGGACTTCTCAGATAGAGTGTGGAACTTTCTCTTCTATGCACTGCAGGACATCGTGATTGATGATGCGTTTTGGAATTTACTAGATAAATATTACTCCAAAGTTAAAG GAACACCCACCAGTGCCTGTGAGATGATGGGTAGAGCAGACATCTGGTTGATACGAACATACTGGGATTTTGAATTCCCTCGTCCTTTCCTCCCTAACTTCAAATTTGTTGGCGGGATACACTGCAGACCTGCTAAACCTTTACCAGAG GATATGGAGGAGTTTGTGCAGACTTCTGGAGACGCAGGCATTGTGGTCTTTTCTTTGGGATCATTCATCAAGAACATCACCACAGAGAAGGGAAACATGATAGCCTCAGCCCTTGCTCAGATCCCACAAAAG GTGCTGTGGAGATACAGTGGAGAAAAACCAGCAACTCTGGGTGCCAACACCAGAATATACGACTGGATCCCTCAGAATGACCTACTGG GTCACCCCAAAACCAGAGCTTTCATCACCCATGGTGGCACAAACGGGATCTATGAGGCCATCTACCACGGTGTTCCCATGGTAGGCATCCCCATGTTTGCTGACCAGCCAGACAACATGGTCCATATTAAGGCTAAGGGAGCTGGAATTATAGTGGACTTGAATTTCATGAAGACCGAGGACCTTGGAGATGCAATCAATGCTGTCATCAATGAAAAATC GTACAAGGACAATGTCATGCAGCTGTCTAGTATCCACCACGACAGACCAATGAGTCCTCGGGATGAAGCAGTATTCTGGATTGAGTACACCATGAGAAATAAAGGTGCAAAGCATCTGAGGGTTCAGGCCCATGAGCTCACCTGGTACCAGTATCACAGCCTGGATGTCCTTGCCTTCCTCCTCACCATCATGATGTTCATCTTATTTCTCTTCATCAAGACCTGCAGATTCTGCTTCTGGATGTGCTGtggcagaaagagaaagactaAGAGAAAGGCAGAATAG
- the LOC117945530 gene encoding protein shortage in chiasmata 1 ortholog — translation MYIIDTSPFKNILIKLLVTMSETDISFPSQPFSANSFKALDYVFETTTSLKVMMNLLALPAPYCTGTSDLYPHSGKLPEVTYRTPWIRGKVISTFVSGSVLDDLVGKKQPDNSPERFKVTLREVEGDVEMIPSSNPDSLKELDQDEYVCLLKESQLNDPCQESFSKWTTDQMKHGNDKKDLLLPEELMVVDYLTHFKRHLPTLKAKLSRLRMLPVADPLLSSTGDTISEDTIFRYSASYEKLPDVYASDIQTRAIIHEEFGKESLMNEESLLLPVVVDTQDLRQETYTTFSSICGKMDFAPEQLDDQLTALDMLHEASLSDTSVSVDISQYEIPEELGRKCKMEGGLMELAGRMTLLTEMELEVILTPSPNKSQTHICLSTCELQEEELSTLSRRSLVSARAQEEMETALWKAEKHPTFVVGFLLAEPQICEPAVDIQPLSEAWKVLQSEKPSLVSLSDKLQSQLETGAQQVHLCSSSEFTESMRSDIPSDKEEQMEDFKKLSPEHVEVAGRSVLMTPANITRLTQLTKFKTTSLPAEATADDTFLQKETVADLSQNYFLMHTVNTNKEVKPATLIFLKPAAITNTNEDISDRKFLEVAPGFPARKNDVDPSRDGCSTERSVVSSRDNRRGPLVTRRPPEKDLDPLSTFMILRSQQRAQVTATPQSSTPATNVLQQTPPPAHHQLPPEQMQRSDQRPMHISGAVSGIATREQKAVFQSTGQLISHPVRQSIPQDRQDSRVVQVQATESQQRAHGELQAFAQPCLNSARQLGLNFPVLGDFSCLSPDQTHFLLKQQEKALCRTQSAELVRDQKVLFDRAALIHVLVTFKELLLKCDLSTALDYLIKAAEVCAERSLEQLVKRLQILLYLNHKNEECNVKLLELQQLLTAWLQGRTGQNTVEKILVIISVDSDNIRASIVSSLSHATGAAVTALCPEKDKKKLNGASVVSSTCDCVCVVVYEQHVGPDFPWSCFSLVVEYDNPGQSPWETVCRERSISHLSFNTILSDTEKGKASWCLEDNVPYVLSVTEGLLNCPLLLQTLESGFNITVLERSHCPSLQMLGGTHHYAVITVDESTAIVIQEQDELCQERASEGVVMRLTALSLQYNCCWLILHCSDSQAGGFSSEAFSNLVLVYSSLVLFSMKFEDLDVKVLIVSDVTEIAKWIRQICFHSLMASKKDPVDYLDRDWLTVIPSEEEKCLMQFPCINPLVSQLMLKRAPSIQWLLGASLSELVELLPEVPHKVLKLFNDTTSLYTLTTAQPQSQTLITETDQQSSPPNSSCTTTAHPEHMNPDPQPEPPVNPHPELFCSDHNTSFLFGADRSFCEPDPGLVVQEGNTDFRLNLSSSYGSPDVHLQRSWNSRDPWQEEDRGREEVAFSGWRRRAGAVGRVVGRVNDEWAQKAPTNLNADTPGLHLDSPFKLDSAFSYSPVLQQPVNSQLSSYSTVYTDHQHPHNPHISYGPSPPPKATLWSQSQSSFKCLNNREATTFSTNYGSKCWIGQERKRRGEAAGLVGTAVTPVKRGRLSYEKVPGRSDGQTRLKLF, via the exons ATGTACATCATTGACACTTCGCCTTTCAAAAACATCCTAATAAAGCTCCTTGTCACTAT GTCTGAAACCgacatttcttttccttctcaacCCTTCTCTGCTAACAGTTTTAAAGCTCTTGACTATGTCTTTGAG ACCACCACCAGTCTAAAAGTAATGATGAACCTACTGGCCCTGCCGGCTCCTTACTGTACTGGGACCAGCGACCTGTACCCGCACAGTGGGAAGCTGCCTGAAGTCACGTACAGGACACCGTGGATCAGAG GAAAGGTGATCTCCACCTTTGTCAGTGGTTCTGTGCTCGATGACCTAGTAGGAAAAAAGCAACCAGATAATTCACCAGAAAG ATTTAAAGTAACTCTGAGGGAGGTGGAGGGCGATGTGGAGATGATACCCAGCTCTAATCCTGACTCACTGAAGGAACTTGACCAGGATGAGTATGTTTGCCTTTTAAAAGAGTCACAGCTCAACGATCCATGTCAGGAGTCATTTTCCAAGTGGACAACTGACCAGATGAAACATGGAAATGACAAAAAGG ATCTCCTTCTGCCAGAAGAGCTCATGGTTGTTGATTACCTGACACACTTTAAGAGACATTTGCCCACACTGAAAGCCAAACTGTCCCGGCTGAGGATGCTTCCTGTGGCCGACCCTCTGCTGAGCTCGACAGGAGATACTATCTCTGAGGACACCATATTCAG GTACAGTGCATCTTATGAAAAACTTCCAGATGTGTACGCCAGTGACATTCAGACGCGCGCAATCATTCACGAGGAGTTTGGTAAAGAGTCACTGATGAATGAAGAG TCTCTGCTGTTGCCGGTTGTAGTTGACACACAGGATCTGAGGCAAGAAACTTACACCACGTTTTCAAGCATTTGCGGTAAAATGGATTTTGCTCCTGAACAGCTGGATGATCAGCTTACAGCCCTGGATATGCTTCATGAAG CTTCCCTTTCAGATACATCAGTATCGGTGGATATTTCCCAGTATGAAATACCAGAGGAGCTCGGCAGGAAATGCAAGATGGAAGGAGGTCTGATGGAGCTGGCAG GCCGCATGACACTTCTGACTGAAATGGAGCTGGAGGTTATTTTGACTCCGAGTCCCAACAAGAGTCAAACCCACATCTGTCTGTCCACATGTGAACTCCAAGAAGAAGAGTTGTCCACGCTCAGCAGACG ATCTTTGGTGTCAGCGAGAGCTCAGGAAGAGATGGAGACGGCCCTTTGGAAGGCGGAGAAGCATCCAACCTTTGTGGTGGGCTTTCTGTTGGCAG AGCCTCAAATCTGTGAACCAGCTGTCGACATCCAGCCGCTGTCTGAAGCCTGGAAGGTCCTACAGTCGGAGAAACCAAGCCTCGTCAGTCTTAGTGACAAACTGCAGTCACAGCTGGAGACGGGAGCCCAGCAGGTGCATTTGTGCAGCAGCAGTGAGTTCACAGAGAGCATGAGGTCCGACATTCCCTCCGACAAGGAGGAACAGATGGAAGACTTCAAAAAACTGTCACCCGAACATGTGGAG GTTGCAGGCAGATCCGTCCTGATGACTCCCGCAAACATAACTCGGTTAACTCAACTGACAAAATTTAAAACTACTTCTTTGCCTGCTGAAGCTACTGCGGACGACACCTTTCTTCAAAAAGAAACTGTTGCTGATCTGTCCCAGAACTACTTCCTGATGCACACTGTTAACACAAACAAGGAAGTAAAACCTGCAAccttaatatttttaaaacctgCTGCTATCACAAACACCAATGAGGACATTTCAGACAGGAAGTTTTTAGAAGTTGCACCCGGGTTTCCTGCTCGTAAGAACGACGTTGACCCAAGTAGAGACGGCTGTAGCACAGAGCGGAGCGTTGTGTCCTCCAGAGACAATCGCAGAGGTCCACTGGTTACAAGACGGCCACCAGAGAAGGACCTGGACCCATTGTCCACCTTCATGATCCTGAGATCTCAGCAGAGGGCTCAGGTTACTGCAACACCTCAGAGCTCAACTCCAG CAACAAACGTGCTCCAGCAAACACCACCACCCGCACATCATCAGCTCCCTCCAGAGCAGATGCAAAGATCAGATCAGAGGCCCATGCATATCAGTGGTGCTGTCTCAGGAATTGCCACCAGAGAGCAGAAAGCAGTCTTTCAGTCAACGGGTCAACTCATCAGTCATCCTGTCCGTCAGTCCATCCCTCAGGACAGACAGGACAGCAGAGTAGTCCAAGTCCAAGCTACCG AGAGCCAGCAGCGTGCCCACGGTGAGCTGCAGGCCTTCGCTCAGCCTTGTTTAAACTCTGCTCGACAGCTTGGGCTCAACTTCCCAGTACTGGGAGACTTCAGCTGCCTGTCCCCGGACCAAACACACTTCCTTCTCAAACAACAGGAGAAGGCGCTCTGCAGGACACAGAGCGCAGAGCTGGTCAGAG ATCAGAAGGTGCTTTTCGACCGGGCAGCTCTGATTCATGTGCTGGTGACATTCAAGGAGCTGCTGCTGAAGTGCGACCTCAGTACTGCATTGG ATTACCTGATCAAGGCAGCTGAGGTGTGTGCCGAGCGGAGTCTGGAGCAGCTGGTGAAGAGGCTGCAGATCCTCCTCTACCTCAATCACAAGAACGAGGAGTGCAACGTCAAACTgctggagctgcagcagctgctgactGCATGGCTCCAAGGCAGGACAGGACAGAACACTGTGGAGAAA attCTGGTCATAATCTCAGTCGACTCTGACAACATCAGAGCTTCTATTGTCAGCAGTTTGAGCCATGCCACTG GTGCTGCTGTAACTGCACTTTGTCCTGAGAAGGACAAGAAAAAACTCAACGGTGCCAGTGTGGTCAGCAG CACAtgcgactgtgtgtgtgtggtggtgtatGAGCAACATGTAGGGCCTGACTTCCCCTGGAGCTGTTTCTCTCTGGTGGTGGAGTATGACAATCCAGGCCAGTCGCCATGGGAGACCGTGTGCAGAGAGAGGAGCATCAGTCACCTCTCCTTCAACACAATCCTCTCCGACACTG aaaagggaaaagcctCGTGGTGCCTGGAAGACAATGTGCCATATGTTTTGTCCGTGACAGAGGGGCTTCTTAACTGTCCACTGCTGCTACAGACACTCGAGTCAGG GTTTAATATAACTGTGCTTGAGAGGAGCCACTGTCCGTCCCTGCAGATGCTCGGAGGAACCCATCACTACGCTGTAATCACGGTGGATGAAAGCACTGCTATCGTCATTCAG gagcaGGATGAACTTTGTCAGGAGAGAGCCAGTGAGGGAGTAGTGATGAGGCTCACTGCTCTCTCTTTGCAGTACAACTGCTGTTggcttatactgcactgtagcGACAGCCAGGCCGGAGG ATTTTCCAGCGAGGCGTTTAGCAACTTGGTGTTGGTTTATTCGTCTCTGGTGCTCTTCAGTATGAAGTTTGAGGATCTAGACGTCAAG GTGCTGATTGTGTCTGACGTGACTGAAATAGCCAAATGGATCCGCCAGATCTGCTTCCACAGCCTGATGGCCAGTAAGAAGGACCCTGTGGACTACCTGGACAGAGACTGGCTGACTGTGATTCCCTCAGAG GAGGAAAAGTGTCTGATGCAGTTCCCATGTATTAACCCTCTGGTTAGTCAGCTAATGCTGAAGAGAGCTCCATCCATCCAGTGGCTCCTGGGGGCCTCGCTGTCTGAGCTGGTGGAGCTGCTCCCTGAGGTGCCACATAAAGTTCTCAAG CTGTTCAATGACACCACCTCCCTGTACACACTGACCACAGCGCAGCCACAGTCTCAGACACTCATCACTGAGACAGACCAACAGAGCAGTCCACCAAACAGCTCCTGCACCACCACTGCTCACCCCGAGCACATGAACCCTGATCCACAGCCAGAACCCCCCGTCAACCCCCACCCAGAACTATTCTGTAGTGACCACAACACCAGCTTCCTGTTCGGAGCTGATCGCAGCTTCTGTGAACCAGACCCAGGGTTGGTGGTGCAGGAGGGCAACACAGATTTCAGACTCAACCTGAGTTCTTCCTACGGCAGCCCAGATGTTCACCTCCAGAGGAGTTGGAACAGCAGGGATCCATGGCAAGAGgaggacagaggcagagaggaggtgGCGTTTTCTGGCTGGAGACGCAGAGCTGGGGCAGTGGGGAGAGTTGTTGGAAGAGTGAACGATGAGTGGGCACAGAAGGCCCCAACAAACCTCAACGCAGACACTCCTGGACTCCACCTGGACAGTCCTTTCAAGCTGGACTCTGCGTTCAGTTACAGCCCCGTCCTGCAGCAGCCGGTCAACAGTCAGCTGTCCTCGTACTCTACAGTCTACACTGACCACCAGCATCCACATAACCCCCACATTTCCTATGGTCCGAGCCCTCCTCCAAAGGCCACGCTGTGGAGTCAAAGTCAAAGCAGCTTCAAATGTCTCAATAATAGAGAGGCAACAACTTTTTCAACTAACTATGGCTCCAAATGCTGGATAGgacaagagaggaagagaaggggcGAGGCTGCAGGTTTGGTTGGGACAG CGGTGACACCAGTGAAAAGGGGGAGGTTAAGCTATGAGAAGGTGCCCGGCCGAAGTGACGGACAGACGAGACTTAAATTGTTTTAG
- the ugt2b3 gene encoding UDP glucuronosyltransferase 2 family, polypeptide B3 isoform X2 has translation MKLGQRLSVCVLLLLCMTWGANGGNILVWYTEGSHWINMKPVLETLIDRGHQVTVLVPSTSMFMNTSEPSRFSYEPFNVSVTIERIEEFYEEYLRFSMYEIDHMSYLQLYIRYMDLMKVELQYSFKYLDGMLKSETIMKKLKEGKYDLLLADPIYPGSDLLAEILGIPLVFTLRFSLAYNWERHCGQLPAPPSFVPGAMSKLTDKMDFSDRVWNFLFYALQDIVIDDAFWNLLDKYYSKVKGTPTSACEMMGRADIWLIRTYWDFEFPRPFLPNFKFVGGIHCRPAKPLPEDMEEFVQTSGDAGIVVFSLGSFIKNITTEKGNMIASALAQIPQKVLWRYSGEKPATLGANTRIYDWIPQNDLLGHPKTRAFITHGGTNGIYEAIYHGVPMVGIPMFADQPDNMVHIKAKGAGIIVDLNFMKTEDLGDAINAVINEKSYKDNVMQLSSIHHDRPMSPRDEAVFWIEYTMRNKGAKHLRVQAHELTWYQYHSLDVLAFLLTIMMFILFLFIKTCRFCFWMCCGRKRKTKRKAE, from the exons ATGAAGCTGGGGCAgcgtctctctgtttgtgtcctgCTGCTACTTTGCATGACATGGGGAGCAAATGGAGGGAACATTTTGGTCTGGTACACTGAAGGCAGCCACTGGATTAACATGAAGCCTGTGCTGGAGACGCTGATCGACAGGGGACACCAGGTGACAGTTCTAGTGCCGAGCACATCGATGTTCATGAACACCAGTGAGCCTTCTCGCTTTAGCTATGAACCCTTCAACGTATCTGTCACAATAGAGAGAATAGAGGAGTTTTATGAGGAGTACCTTCGCTTCTCCATGTATGAAATAGATCATATGAGCTACTTGCAGTTATACATACGATACATGGATTTAATGAAGGTTGAACTGCAGTATTCTTTTAAGTATTTGGACGGCATGCTAAAATCAGAAACCATCAtgaagaagctgaaggaaggaAAATATGACCTTCTCCTGGCTGACCCCATCTACCCTGGCAGTGACTTATTAGCAGAGATTTTGGGGATCCCCCTGGTCTTTACCCTGCGCTTTTCCCTAGCCTATAATTGGGAAAGACACTGTGGTCAACTACCCGCTCCACCTTCCTTTGTCCCTGGGGCTATGAGCAAACTGACTGACAAAATGGACTTCTCAGATAGAGTGTGGAACTTTCTCTTCTATGCACTGCAGGACATCGTGATTGATGATGCGTTTTGGAATTTACTAGATAAATATTACTCCAAAGTTAAAG GAACACCCACCAGTGCCTGTGAGATGATGGGTAGAGCAGACATCTGGTTGATACGAACATACTGGGATTTTGAATTCCCTCGTCCTTTCCTCCCTAACTTCAAATTTGTTGGCGGGATACACTGCAGACCTGCTAAACCTTTACCAGAG GATATGGAGGAGTTTGTGCAGACTTCTGGAGACGCAGGCATTGTGGTCTTTTCTTTGGGATCATTCATCAAGAAC ATCACCACAGAGAAGGGAAACATGATAGCCTCAGCCCTTGCTCAGATCCCACAAAAG GTGCTGTGGAGATACAGTGGAGAAAAACCAGCAACTCTGGGTGCCAACACCAGAATATACGACTGGATCCCTCAGAATGACCTACTGG GTCACCCCAAAACCAGAGCTTTCATCACCCATGGTGGCACAAACGGGATCTATGAGGCCATCTACCACGGTGTTCCCATGGTAGGCATCCCCATGTTTGCTGACCAGCCAGACAACATGGTCCATATTAAGGCTAAGGGAGCTGGAATTATAGTGGACTTGAATTTCATGAAGACCGAGGACCTTGGAGATGCAATCAATGCTGTCATCAATGAAAAATC GTACAAGGACAATGTCATGCAGCTGTCTAGTATCCACCACGACAGACCAATGAGTCCTCGGGATGAAGCAGTATTCTGGATTGAGTACACCATGAGAAATAAAGGTGCAAAGCATCTGAGGGTTCAGGCCCATGAGCTCACCTGGTACCAGTATCACAGCCTGGATGTCCTTGCCTTCCTCCTCACCATCATGATGTTCATCTTATTTCTCTTCATCAAGACCTGCAGATTCTGCTTCTGGATGTGCTGtggcagaaagagaaagactaAGAGAAAGGCAGAATAG